In the Thermotoga sp. Ku-13t genome, one interval contains:
- a CDS encoding ABC transporter permease has product MKRSKSIVEILSVVIIVLLWQLVPVPTYLLPKPSQILSELIRGKDIILRHTFVTLYEALLGYVLALILGVAIASVMFLLRSVARALLPIIVFTQTIPITVVAPIVAIWFGFGVATKVGTVAFLCFFPIVVNTYEGFRTVDREKLEFLKAHGAKWYHKLRYLYLPHTVPYTLAGMKVAITYSLTAAVIAEWMGAQAGLGIYIIRALNSFRVDRVFTAVFIIIVFTLALFYTLQFLQRKLFPWAVKLEGGG; this is encoded by the coding sequence AAGATCGAAAAGTATCGTTGAGATCCTTTCTGTGGTCATCATCGTGTTGCTGTGGCAACTCGTTCCTGTGCCCACGTACCTTCTGCCGAAACCATCGCAGATTCTCTCCGAGCTCATCAGAGGTAAAGATATCATTCTGAGGCATACCTTCGTCACGCTTTATGAAGCACTACTTGGTTATGTACTCGCATTGATTCTGGGTGTTGCGATCGCATCGGTCATGTTCCTTCTCAGGAGCGTTGCTAGGGCCCTTCTTCCCATCATCGTGTTCACCCAGACTATTCCCATCACGGTGGTCGCGCCGATCGTGGCCATCTGGTTCGGTTTCGGAGTCGCTACCAAGGTTGGAACGGTGGCATTCCTGTGCTTCTTCCCCATCGTGGTAAACACCTACGAGGGCTTCAGAACTGTGGACAGAGAGAAGCTTGAATTTCTCAAAGCGCACGGTGCGAAATGGTATCACAAACTCAGATATCTGTATCTACCCCACACGGTGCCCTACACGCTCGCAGGTATGAAGGTCGCCATCACTTACTCTCTGACCGCCGCGGTCATCGCCGAGTGGATGGGTGCCCAGGCTGGGCTCGGCATCTACATCATAAGGGCGCTGAATTCGTTCAGAGTGGACAGAGTCTTCACCGCAGTCTTCATCATCATCGTGTTCACACTCGCACTGTTCTACACGCTTCAGTTCCTTCAGAGAAAACTCTTCCCGTGGGCTGTGAAGCTTGAAGGAGGTGGCTGA
- a CDS encoding ABC transporter substrate-binding protein yields MKRFSLALLLMCTLAFAQQIVVVLDWYPNTNHTGLYVALEKGFFAEEGLNVSIVEPAKMSAEQMVASGNAHFGVSFQEFVTYARAEGLPVVSIAAVIQHNTSGFAWLKASGISSPRDWEGKTYGAWGTEIEEVILKTIARKYGIDWSKIKVQTVGQLDFVTGLRQKVFDFQWVFYGWEVIAAKLVGLDVEFLALKDIDEVFDYYTPVLITSEKLVQQSPELVRKFLRAVSRGYVFAKNNPEESARILLKYAPELDEKLVIESQKYLSTKYWEDSPKWGWQDERVWRRFYEWMRENNLVSEIQIEKAFTNEFLP; encoded by the coding sequence GTGAAAAGGTTTTCACTTGCTTTACTGCTCATGTGCACGCTCGCCTTTGCTCAACAGATCGTCGTCGTTCTGGACTGGTATCCCAACACCAACCACACAGGTCTCTACGTGGCGCTCGAGAAAGGCTTCTTTGCGGAGGAAGGATTGAACGTATCCATAGTTGAACCTGCGAAGATGAGTGCCGAACAGATGGTGGCGAGCGGTAACGCGCACTTCGGCGTGAGCTTTCAGGAGTTCGTCACCTACGCCCGTGCCGAGGGCCTTCCTGTGGTCTCCATCGCTGCGGTGATCCAGCACAACACGAGTGGCTTTGCCTGGCTCAAAGCTTCAGGCATCTCTTCACCCAGAGATTGGGAAGGAAAGACGTACGGTGCGTGGGGTACGGAGATCGAGGAAGTCATACTGAAGACGATCGCCAGAAAGTACGGTATCGACTGGTCGAAGATCAAGGTGCAGACTGTGGGACAGCTCGACTTCGTGACGGGTTTGAGGCAGAAAGTCTTCGACTTTCAGTGGGTCTTCTACGGCTGGGAAGTGATAGCGGCAAAACTCGTAGGATTGGATGTGGAATTTTTGGCTCTGAAAGACATAGACGAAGTTTTCGATTACTACACACCTGTCCTCATCACCAGCGAGAAGTTGGTTCAGCAATCACCGGAGCTGGTGAGGAAATTCTTAAGAGCAGTGAGCAGGGGTTACGTTTTTGCGAAAAACAATCCCGAAGAGTCCGCGAGAATACTGCTCAAATACGCACCCGAGCTGGATGAGAAACTGGTCATCGAGTCTCAGAAATATCTGTCTACGAAGTACTGGGAAGATTCACCGAAGTGGGGCTGGCAGGATGAAAGAGTGTGGAGGAGGTTCTACGAGTGGATGAGAGAAAACAACCTGGTGTCAGAGATTCAGATAGAAAAAGCGTTCACGAACGAATTTTTGCCCTGA
- a CDS encoding ABC transporter ATP-binding protein, with the protein MDERKQPGVRDSDRKSVHERIFALKVKDLRVSYDELMVIDGVDLQVEYGETVAVLGPSGCGKTTLLKALLNLVPYSGEVVLNVDRAGYMPQRDTLFEWMNCLDNVALPLFLNGTNRQQARRMAMEYLKKVQLEEWASRWVHELSGGMRQRVSLARALVTGAKFLLMDEPFSSVDAQTRRSLQLLFSDLVVKEGITVLLVTHSVEEAVFLADRIVLLSQRPAKVRKIFNVELKKPRTIEVLAEPLYQELVSLIYQEIFSSPVRSPQKQL; encoded by the coding sequence GTGGATGAGAGAAAACAACCTGGTGTCAGAGATTCAGATAGAAAAAGCGTTCACGAACGAATTTTTGCCCTGAAAGTGAAAGATCTCAGAGTATCGTACGATGAACTCATGGTCATAGACGGTGTGGACCTGCAGGTCGAGTACGGCGAAACCGTGGCCGTACTCGGCCCTTCTGGATGTGGTAAGACCACCCTGTTGAAGGCCCTCCTGAATCTCGTACCTTACAGTGGTGAGGTGGTTCTGAACGTAGACAGGGCTGGTTACATGCCCCAGCGCGACACGTTGTTCGAATGGATGAACTGCCTCGATAACGTTGCCCTGCCACTTTTTCTGAACGGTACGAACAGGCAACAGGCCAGAAGAATGGCGATGGAGTATCTGAAAAAAGTCCAACTCGAAGAGTGGGCTTCTAGATGGGTTCATGAACTTTCAGGTGGCATGAGGCAGAGAGTTTCACTCGCGCGGGCACTGGTCACGGGGGCGAAGTTCCTGCTGATGGACGAACCTTTCAGCTCCGTCGATGCCCAGACGCGGAGGAGTCTACAGCTGCTTTTTTCCGACCTGGTGGTTAAAGAGGGTATCACCGTGCTGCTGGTGACGCACAGTGTGGAAGAAGCCGTCTTTCTCGCAGACAGAATCGTGTTGCTCTCTCAAAGGCCCGCGAAGGTCAGGAAAATATTCAATGTGGAACTGAAAAAACCGAGGACCATAGAGGTCCTCGCCGAACCTCTCTATCAGGAGTTAGTCTCACTCATCTACCAGGAGATATTCTCAAGCCCGGTTCGATCTCCCCAAAAACAGCTCTAA
- a CDS encoding efflux RND transporter permease subunit — MNVARQAAKRPIAVFMLLVAIASLGVIALRKLQLELIPNIEYPYAAVFATYMGAGTEEVEQLVTEPLERIIATVPGVKRFTSVSQPGLSFILIEYDWGVDVLSASSRLERYLSLAQANLPEQVKPSVVEFDPSLIPVFVFSTEQDVDSFIDRIKRLPDVAGVEVLGRPNKRVVVKLDPEKVEQFGLDLSLMEMFLSGNAIYPMGQVKDENGNVYPITVDARFKNLDELKNAVVGFRGLTYQGLMNGQLPKLLVPIRLGQVASIEIVEEEVRGLVRVNGRAANVVAIRKRSGANTVESVRQVKKLLKELGISYTPLIDQSLYTQRAVDNLLKNLLLGLLCASLVVALFVPNFFSTMIVSFSIPVSLVVAIVLMYFFKLNFDLLTLGGLTMAVGMLVDNAIVVFENIFRHKSEGLDYLDAAAVGTREVFGAIFASTATTVIVFIPLLFTESFAATMFKYFAATLSLSLGASLVVAGVLVPAGSRWIMSKRIGVYERFRDSYRKALEKLLDKKYFVLAIVLLLLFISVFIVLNRPRSFTPRFESNTLTITMKMREQAGYERTSQLASRLEKFILDSKEKFGIESVYCEVGVTSELSQIVGGSSEDRATLYVWFRGKRSEYVKNKQLLLEELSKLELEDATLSVGESDFMSELFGYPLTVVLKGKDINDLLNEAERLSEALKQKNAGQVAIRGKATLETMLVQIDRNRSIFSGLLPGQILMEFQRRTAGQAIGVVSTQEGNLPVYVTTSQIRTIQDLENVTFKSTGGQHVPLELVANVGKRETLMSISHLDGERVVYVDVTKTDLPVSKLAKIVEETVSELGLKVDHELSGQKNSMDTLFSEFRTIIVVAAILVYMLLSAQFESLIVPLVIFTSIPVVLIALALVMLVFNYELNLPVLVGTLTLVGTVVNNAIVMASFVLQRMRSSREESFRSILTESASLRLRPILMTSLTTILALIPTALSKAEGSELESPIAWTIVFGLSVTTLFTLFVVPMLLELFLGRSNRA, encoded by the coding sequence ATGAACGTAGCAAGGCAAGCTGCAAAAAGACCCATCGCGGTGTTCATGCTCCTCGTTGCCATCGCCTCTCTCGGTGTGATAGCCCTTCGAAAGCTTCAACTCGAACTGATTCCAAACATCGAATATCCCTACGCTGCCGTTTTCGCCACGTACATGGGTGCAGGCACCGAAGAAGTCGAACAGCTCGTCACCGAACCACTGGAACGCATCATCGCCACAGTGCCCGGTGTGAAGAGGTTCACTTCCGTTTCTCAACCCGGTCTGTCCTTCATTCTCATAGAGTACGATTGGGGTGTGGACGTACTTTCTGCTTCGTCCCGGCTCGAAAGGTATCTGAGCCTCGCGCAGGCGAACCTTCCAGAGCAGGTGAAGCCTTCCGTTGTGGAGTTTGATCCTTCGCTGATTCCCGTGTTCGTGTTCTCAACGGAACAAGACGTTGACAGTTTCATCGATCGGATAAAAAGATTGCCAGACGTGGCGGGGGTCGAAGTTCTCGGCAGGCCGAACAAACGTGTTGTCGTGAAACTCGATCCAGAGAAAGTGGAACAGTTTGGCCTGGATCTCTCGCTCATGGAGATGTTCCTTTCAGGCAACGCGATCTATCCCATGGGTCAGGTGAAGGACGAGAACGGTAATGTTTATCCCATCACGGTGGACGCGCGTTTCAAGAATCTGGACGAATTGAAGAACGCGGTGGTTGGATTCAGGGGACTCACCTACCAGGGCCTCATGAACGGCCAGCTTCCAAAGCTTCTGGTGCCGATCAGACTGGGGCAGGTTGCTTCGATCGAGATCGTTGAGGAAGAGGTCAGGGGACTGGTCAGGGTCAACGGGCGTGCGGCGAACGTTGTGGCGATCAGGAAAAGATCCGGTGCGAACACCGTGGAGAGTGTGAGACAGGTCAAGAAACTTCTGAAGGAACTCGGTATCAGCTACACACCCTTGATCGATCAGTCTCTCTACACGCAGAGGGCTGTGGACAACCTGCTGAAGAATCTTCTTTTAGGACTGCTGTGCGCATCACTCGTGGTCGCGCTGTTCGTACCGAACTTCTTCAGCACGATGATAGTTTCTTTCAGTATTCCCGTCTCACTTGTCGTTGCGATCGTGCTCATGTACTTCTTCAAATTGAACTTCGATCTCTTGACGCTCGGTGGCCTCACGATGGCGGTGGGCATGCTCGTTGACAACGCGATCGTGGTGTTTGAAAACATCTTCAGGCACAAAAGTGAAGGGCTTGACTATCTGGATGCTGCCGCGGTGGGAACGAGGGAAGTTTTCGGTGCGATCTTCGCTTCAACTGCAACGACAGTCATAGTCTTCATACCGCTGCTGTTCACAGAGAGCTTCGCTGCCACGATGTTCAAGTATTTCGCCGCCACGCTTTCTCTTTCGCTCGGAGCCTCGCTTGTTGTGGCTGGCGTACTCGTACCCGCAGGTTCCAGATGGATAATGTCGAAAAGGATCGGAGTTTATGAAAGGTTCAGAGATAGCTACAGAAAGGCTCTGGAAAAACTGCTCGATAAAAAGTATTTCGTACTCGCGATTGTCCTTCTACTGCTGTTTATCAGCGTCTTCATTGTGTTGAACAGACCCAGAAGTTTCACCCCCAGGTTCGAATCAAACACACTCACGATCACGATGAAGATGAGAGAACAGGCCGGTTATGAGAGAACATCTCAGCTTGCTTCCAGACTGGAGAAGTTCATTCTGGACAGCAAGGAGAAATTCGGGATCGAGAGCGTCTATTGCGAAGTCGGTGTGACGAGCGAGCTGTCACAGATCGTTGGAGGATCGAGCGAGGACAGGGCCACACTGTATGTCTGGTTCAGAGGCAAAAGGTCTGAATACGTGAAGAACAAGCAGTTGCTGCTGGAAGAACTTTCGAAGCTGGAACTTGAAGATGCAACTCTGAGCGTTGGTGAGTCCGACTTCATGTCTGAGCTGTTTGGATATCCTTTGACCGTCGTGCTCAAAGGGAAAGACATCAACGATTTGCTGAACGAAGCTGAGAGACTGAGCGAGGCGCTGAAACAGAAAAATGCTGGGCAGGTTGCAATCCGTGGTAAAGCCACCTTGGAAACGATGCTGGTGCAGATAGACAGAAACAGATCGATCTTTTCCGGCTTACTGCCGGGCCAGATACTGATGGAGTTTCAGAGGCGCACCGCGGGACAGGCCATCGGCGTCGTTTCGACTCAAGAAGGTAACCTGCCAGTTTACGTTACAACATCGCAGATCAGAACAATTCAGGACTTAGAGAACGTAACGTTCAAAAGCACCGGAGGCCAGCACGTGCCGCTTGAGCTGGTTGCGAACGTTGGAAAGAGAGAGACTTTGATGTCCATCTCACACCTGGACGGCGAACGTGTGGTCTACGTCGACGTGACGAAGACAGATTTGCCCGTTTCGAAGCTGGCGAAGATCGTGGAAGAAACTGTGAGTGAACTGGGATTGAAAGTCGATCACGAGCTTTCAGGGCAGAAAAATTCAATGGACACGCTTTTCTCAGAGTTTAGAACGATCATCGTGGTCGCCGCGATACTCGTCTACATGCTCCTATCGGCACAGTTTGAATCCCTCATAGTTCCTCTGGTCATATTCACATCCATCCCAGTGGTTCTGATTGCGCTGGCTCTCGTGATGCTCGTCTTCAATTACGAACTGAACTTACCTGTGCTCGTTGGGACCCTGACGCTCGTTGGCACTGTCGTGAACAACGCGATCGTCATGGCGAGCTTCGTACTCCAGAGAATGAGAAGTTCCAGGGAAGAATCGTTCAGATCCATTCTGACGGAATCGGCTTCGCTCAGGCTGAGGCCAATCTTGATGACCAGTCTCACCACAATCCTCGCACTGATACCAACCGCCCTGAGCAAAGCCGAAGGATCGGAACTCGAATCGCCCATCGCGTGGACGATCGTGTTCGGTCTGAGTGTGACGACACTCTTCACCCTGTTCGTCGTCCCGATGCTTTTAGAGCTGTTTTTGGGGAGATCGAACCGGGCTTGA
- a CDS encoding amino acid racemase yields the protein MKKVAGIVGGMGSLSTVDFLKKVVESTYAEKDQDHIRMIVDFNTQVPDRTTALLHNGEDPTPYLVDSVRRLQKAGADFALFVCNTAHAFLEKVQAQVDIPILNLPKLALEKLMETGIKSAWLTGTRGLIASEVYQKAAKELRFDLKIPDPFVQDSVMNVIYSVKAGRLQQAKQIWLEEVEPHLDGYVLLACTELPVVACSERVKLIDLNELWARMIVEMCGGRLK from the coding sequence ATGAAAAAGGTCGCAGGCATCGTCGGCGGAATGGGCTCACTCTCAACGGTTGATTTTTTGAAGAAAGTCGTCGAATCAACCTACGCGGAGAAGGATCAGGATCATATACGCATGATCGTCGACTTCAACACCCAGGTCCCGGACAGAACCACCGCACTGCTGCACAACGGGGAAGATCCCACGCCTTACCTGGTCGACTCGGTCAGAAGGCTGCAGAAAGCCGGTGCGGACTTTGCACTGTTCGTGTGCAACACGGCGCACGCTTTCCTGGAGAAAGTCCAGGCGCAGGTCGACATCCCGATCCTGAACCTTCCAAAGCTGGCGCTGGAAAAATTGATGGAGACTGGAATCAAAAGCGCATGGCTCACGGGGACCAGAGGGCTGATCGCAAGCGAAGTGTACCAGAAGGCAGCGAAAGAACTAAGATTCGATTTGAAGATTCCAGATCCTTTTGTGCAAGATTCTGTGATGAACGTGATCTATTCTGTGAAGGCTGGAAGGCTGCAACAGGCAAAACAGATCTGGCTCGAAGAGGTTGAGCCACACCTGGATGGGTACGTCCTTTTGGCATGCACCGAGCTTCCTGTGGTTGCGTGCAGTGAAAGGGTGAAGCTGATCGATCTGAACGAGCTGTGGGCGAGAATGATCGTGGAGATGTGTGGTGGGAGGTTGAAATAG
- a CDS encoding PhoPQ-activated protein PqaA family protein, which translates to MKKIFVLLLVVLTSIALCQELFDYVRTHKEVDYSIVSEKTTESGFKIVRVLLKSQTWREFEWEHDVLIVIPPTVEFENVAVLYITGDFDPTKAQEVEDYLWIAEKFGAPFVVLGDVPNQPIFGLREDNLIAHTFVQYIETDDPTWPLLFPMTTSAVAAMDMVQEMLNVERFLLTGASKRGWTTWLTAVVDERVFAIAPIVFDNLNFAKQLEQQLKMYGDYSKSISPYVERGLPRYVHTENGQKLLKMVDPYSYKDQLKMPKYIVNATNDEYWTIYSSMLYFFDLPGQNYILYVPNNSHGIKNIPYVIDNASSFFKLALKNALPSVNFEILDGKIVVKQNPAIRQVYLHRAVSDTTDFRKSLWLRFPVLPEEGVYSISVEPPANRHVAYYAEIVLEVEGLTLSVCTPGVYR; encoded by the coding sequence ATGAAAAAAATCTTTGTGTTGTTACTCGTGGTACTGACATCGATCGCTCTGTGCCAGGAATTGTTCGATTATGTTCGCACACACAAGGAAGTAGATTACAGTATTGTGTCAGAAAAAACCACAGAGAGTGGTTTCAAGATCGTTCGTGTGCTTTTGAAGAGCCAAACGTGGCGCGAGTTCGAATGGGAGCACGATGTCCTGATAGTGATACCTCCCACGGTCGAATTCGAAAACGTCGCCGTGCTGTACATCACCGGGGACTTCGACCCGACCAAGGCTCAGGAAGTTGAAGACTATCTTTGGATAGCAGAAAAATTCGGCGCGCCCTTCGTTGTACTGGGCGATGTACCGAACCAGCCCATCTTCGGGCTCAGAGAAGACAATCTCATAGCGCACACCTTCGTTCAGTACATCGAAACAGACGATCCAACCTGGCCTCTACTTTTCCCCATGACCACATCGGCAGTCGCCGCTATGGACATGGTTCAGGAAATGCTGAACGTTGAGAGATTCCTACTGACTGGTGCGTCGAAACGGGGATGGACCACCTGGCTGACAGCCGTTGTGGACGAGAGGGTCTTCGCCATAGCGCCCATCGTGTTTGACAACCTCAACTTTGCCAAACAACTCGAACAACAACTGAAGATGTACGGTGATTACAGCAAGAGCATCTCGCCGTACGTCGAAAGAGGGCTGCCACGGTACGTCCACACGGAAAACGGACAGAAGCTTTTGAAGATGGTCGATCCTTACAGCTATAAGGACCAGCTGAAAATGCCAAAGTACATCGTGAACGCCACGAACGACGAGTACTGGACCATCTATTCGAGCATGCTGTACTTTTTTGACCTTCCCGGACAGAATTACATTCTGTACGTGCCGAACAATTCGCACGGTATAAAGAACATTCCGTACGTCATAGACAACGCTTCTTCTTTCTTCAAGCTCGCGCTGAAGAACGCTCTTCCGAGTGTCAATTTCGAGATTTTGGATGGAAAGATCGTTGTGAAACAGAATCCCGCGATCCGACAGGTCTATCTGCACAGGGCCGTTTCCGACACAACCGACTTCAGAAAATCCCTCTGGCTCAGATTTCCTGTTCTGCCTGAAGAAGGTGTATACTCGATTTCGGTCGAACCACCTGCGAACAGACACGTCGCATACTACGCAGAGATCGTGCTCGAGGTCGAAGGTCTAACGCTGAGCGTGTGTACGCCGGGGGTGTACAGATGA